Proteins encoded in a region of the Pieris brassicae chromosome 3, ilPieBrab1.1, whole genome shotgun sequence genome:
- the LOC123706628 gene encoding SOSS complex subunit B homolog, whose translation MSSNAEYVQIKDLKPNMKNINAIFIVLEVGPPTLTKEAREVRTLRVADASASVNLSVWDEPGALLQPGDIVRLTRGYASLWRQALTLYSGKSGDIQKVGEFCMLFNEQVNMSEPQPAPTPPAAAPAVAAPTASVQPASDRYNQASEHSGPGKHPHRTYVRGRGHQRGNNRR comes from the coding sequence ATGAGCAGCAATGCAGAATATGTGCAAATAAAAGACTTGAAGCCCAATATGAAGAatataaatgcaatttttattgtGCTGGAAGTGGGCCCGCCGACATTGACGAAGGAGGCGCGCGAGGTGCGCACATTGCGCGTGGCGGATGCGAGTGCATCAGTAAATCTGTCCGTCTGGGACGAGCCGGGTGCGCTTTTGCAGCCCGGTGACATCGTGCGCCTCACGCGCGGCTATGCCTCGCTGTGGCGGCAGGCTTTGACTCTCTACTCAGGAAAGTCAGGTGATATCCAAAAAGTTGGAGAGTTCTGCATGTTGTTCAATGAACAGGTGAATATGAGTGAGCCACAACCAGCTCCGACACCACCAGCTGCTGCTCCTGCTGTAGCAGCCCCTACAGCTTCTGTGCAACCTGCTTCTGACCGTTATAACCAAGCATCGGAGCACAGTGGTCCTGGGAAGCACCCACACCGAACCTATGTACGTGGTCGGGGACACCAACGCGGAAACAACCGCAGGTAG